The Patescibacteria group bacterium genomic sequence AGCGGCTGCGCGATGTATGTACTTTGTCTACTTGCTGCAAAGTGAGAAAGACCATCAATATTACATCGGTCAGACGCAGGATCTCTCCATTCGCCTGGAACAACACAACGCCGGTACCGTACGCTCTACACGACATCGGACCCCTTTTCGCCTGGTCGGTCATGAGACTCATCCGACACGAGCAGAGGCCCGTTGGCGTGAGTACACTCTGAAACGGAGTGCACACCAACGGAAAAAGTTCATCGAGAAATTAACGCACATTCCGGGGTAGTCTCCGACCCGACGGATCGTAGACCCGGAGGGCTCAGCGGCATCGCTGTGTCTCGCACGTGCAAATTACATTCCGGGGTAGCTCAGCGGCAGAGCAG encodes the following:
- a CDS encoding GIY-YIG nuclease family protein — encoded protein: MYFVYLLQSEKDHQYYIGQTQDLSIRLEQHNAGTVRSTRHRTPFRLVGHETHPTRAEARWREYTLKRSAHQRKKFIEKLTHIPG